One region of Salvia miltiorrhiza cultivar Shanhuang (shh) chromosome 3, IMPLAD_Smil_shh, whole genome shotgun sequence genomic DNA includes:
- the LOC131016409 gene encoding probable serine/threonine-protein kinase PBL8, with product MGNCGTREESAVVSTAHQHHQVHQQLQVLSLPTRNPSTDKKHSRSTSDLSDPSTPRNFEDFRKNALLYTHVIAFTLFELETITKSFRSDYILGEGGFGTVYKGYIDENVRVGLKSLPVAVKVLNKEGLQGHREWLTEVNFLGQLRHPNLVKLIGYCCEDDHRLLVYEFMFRGSLENHLFRKATVPLSWSTRMMIALGAAKGLAFLHNAERPVIYRDFKTSNILLDSDYMAKLSDFGLAKAGPQGDETHVSTRVMGTYGYAAPEYVMTGHLTARSDVYSFGVVLLELLTGRKSVDKTRPSKEQSLVDWARPKLNDKRKMLQIIDPRLENQYSVRAAQKACSLAYYCLSQNPKARPLMSDVVETLEPLQSNGGNEVSSSSSSTPTLLCSGSPFVTGRIPDYRVHRRFAGAVGAGVGCRSSNPNCSPGGPAACRVR from the exons ATGGGAAATTGCGGCACTAGGGAGGAGTCCGCCGTCGTATCCACCGCGCATCAACACCATCAAG TGCACCAGCAGCTACAAGTGCTGTCATTGCCCACTAGGAACCCTTCCACAGATAAGAAGCACAGCCGCTCCACTTCAGATCTGAGTGATCCTTCAACGCCCCGCAACTTTGAGGACTTCCGTAAAAACGCCCTGCTCTACACCCACGTCATTGCTTTCACTCTTTTTGAGCTTGAGACCATCACAAAGAGCTTCCGTTCAGACTACATTCTTGGAGAAGGTGGTTTTGGGACTGTATACAAAGGCTACATTGATGAGAATGTTAGGGTTGGTCTCAAATCCCTTCCTGTTGCCGTCAAAGTGCTTAATAAGGAAGGTCTTCAGGGCCACCGCGAATGGCTA ACTGAAGTCAACTTCCTTGGGCAGCTCAGGCATCCTAATTTAGTGAAGTTGATTGGATATTGCTGTGAGGATGACCACAGGTTACTTGTTTATGAATTCATGTTTAGAGGAAGTCTTGAGAATCATCTGTTTCGAA AAGCAACTGTTCCACTATCTTGGTCAACAAGAATGATGATTGCTCTTGGGGCAGCTAAGGGCCTTGCTTTCCTTCATAATGCTGAAAGGCCAGTTATTTATCGGGATTTCAAGACTTCCAACATTCTGCTAGATTCA GATTATATGGCCAAGCTTTCTGATTTTGGTCTTGCAAAAGCAGGGCCGCAAGGTGATGAGACCCATGTATCTACTCGAGTAATGGGAACCTATGGCTATGCTGCGCCTGAATATGTTATGACTG GGCACCTTACTGCCAGGAGTGATGTGTACAGCTTTGGGGTAGTTCTTCTGGAGTTATTGACGGGGAGAAAGTCAGTAGACAAGACGAGGCCTAGCAAAGAACAAAGTTTGGTAGATTGGGCGAGGCCAAAGCTAAATGACAAGAGAAAAATGCTGCAAATCATAGACCCTAGATTAGAGAATCAGTATTCAGTAAGGGCAGCCCAGAAAGCTTGCAGTTTGGCATACTATTGTTTGAGCCAAAACCCGAAGGCCAGACCATTAATGAGTGATGTGGTTGAGACTTTGGAACCTTTACAGTCTAATGGTGGTAATGAAGTCTCTTCATCATCGTCTTCAACCCCTACGCTCCTGTGCAGTGGCAGTCCATTTGTGACAGGACGGATCCCAGATTATCGGGTGCATCGCAGGTTTGCTGGGGCAGTCGGAGCTGGTGTTGGTTGTCGGTCTTCCAACCCAAATTGCTCCCCTGGTGGCCCTGCAGCATGCCGGGTTAGGTGA
- the LOC131016410 gene encoding V-type proton ATPase subunit E-like, whose protein sequence is MNDADVSKQIQQMVRFIRQEAQEKANEITLSAEEECNIEKLQIVEAEKKKIRQEYERKSKQVEVRKKIEYSMQLNASRIKVLQAQDDVVNNMKDATRKELQQVATKKGPYKGLLKALIIQSLMRLKEASVLLRCREMDANVVSSVLEEAKREYAKKAGVPVPSVVVDKVYLPPPPTDDIHSIAPSCSGGVVLASRDGKIVCENTLDARLDLVFRQKLPEIRKHLCG, encoded by the exons ATGAATGACGCAGATGTATCGAAGCAGATACAGCAGATGGTGCGGTTCATCCGCCAGGAAGCCCAAGAGAAAGCCAACGAGATTACCCTTTCTGCCGAAGAG GAATGCAATATTGAGAAATTGCAAATAGTTGAGGCTGAGAAGAAGAAAATCAGACAAGAATACGAGCGCAAGAGCAAGCAGGTGGAAGTTCGCAAGAAGAT TGAGTACTCAATGCAGTTGAACGCATCGCGCATCAAGGTGCTTCAGGCCCAAGACGACGTCGTCAACAATATGAAAGATGCTACGAGGAAAGAGCTCCAACAAGTTGCCACTAAAAAAGGTCCATATAAAGGCCTTCTCAAAGCCTTGATTATTCAG AGTTTAATGCGGCTGAAGGAGGCGTCAGTGTTGTTGAGATGTCGAGAGATGGATGCAAATGTAGTGAGTTCAGTATTAGAAGAAGCAAAGCGTGAATATGCGAAAAAAGCAGGAGTGCCAGTCCCAAGCGTTGTCGTTGACAAAGTGTATTTGCCACCTCCTCCTACCGACGACATACACTCCATTGCTCCTTCTTG TTCCGGAGGGGTCGTTTTGGCTTCTCGAGATGGGAAAATTGTATGTGAGAATACCTTGGATGCTCGATTAGACCTTGTCTTCCGCCAGAAACTTCCTGAg ATACGCAAGCACCTCTGTGGATAG